Proteins encoded by one window of Microbacterium testaceum:
- a CDS encoding sugar-transfer associated ATP-grasp domain-containing protein, which translates to MPQQGFSPVTRLRYLAGRARRIDVGSVVERAKEASAQHGKALPLVVADMLFQAGVKNVGFQDYIDYDFAILTPAERATYMTHPVSNQISQKYDHPDYRGLFQDKVEFDKRFSEFLRRDWMVVDAGNADELRAFTERLGTIVTKEPVGQAGTGVHRYHAAEVDDWSAFHRGLLERGEILVEEVIRQHDDLAAVCPGTVNTTRVTAFFDGQKTHILAMAQKFGRGAVSDQMTFGGFYTMLDENGHALGAGYDSHGHVHELHPDSGARIADFQLPMIDEVKAFVDQVARVVPQVQYVGWDIVVGPDGPVLVEGNWGAGVYENKPSVTGIRTGHKPRYQAAIGF; encoded by the coding sequence ATGCCTCAACAGGGTTTCTCCCCCGTCACACGCCTGCGTTACCTCGCCGGGCGGGCCCGCCGCATCGACGTCGGATCCGTCGTCGAACGAGCCAAAGAGGCCTCCGCGCAGCACGGCAAGGCGCTGCCGCTCGTCGTCGCCGACATGCTCTTTCAGGCCGGTGTGAAGAACGTCGGCTTCCAGGACTACATCGACTACGACTTCGCCATCCTCACCCCCGCTGAGCGCGCGACGTACATGACGCACCCGGTGTCGAACCAGATCTCGCAGAAGTACGACCACCCCGACTACCGCGGTCTGTTCCAGGACAAGGTCGAGTTTGACAAGAGGTTCAGCGAGTTCCTCCGTCGCGACTGGATGGTGGTGGATGCCGGCAACGCCGACGAACTGCGCGCCTTCACCGAGCGCCTCGGCACCATCGTCACCAAGGAGCCGGTCGGTCAGGCCGGCACCGGCGTGCACCGCTACCACGCGGCCGAGGTCGACGACTGGAGCGCTTTCCACCGCGGACTGCTCGAGCGCGGAGAGATCCTCGTCGAAGAGGTCATCCGCCAGCACGACGACCTCGCGGCCGTCTGCCCCGGCACCGTCAACACCACGCGCGTCACCGCGTTCTTCGATGGACAGAAGACCCACATCCTCGCGATGGCGCAGAAGTTCGGCCGCGGCGCGGTGAGCGACCAGATGACCTTCGGCGGCTTTTACACGATGCTCGACGAGAACGGCCACGCCCTCGGCGCCGGCTACGACTCGCACGGTCACGTGCACGAGCTGCACCCCGACTCGGGAGCGCGCATCGCCGACTTCCAGCTGCCGATGATCGACGAGGTCAAGGCGTTCGTCGACCAGGTCGCGCGCGTCGTTCCCCAGGTGCAGTACGTCGGCTGGGACATCGTCGTCGGCCCCGACGGCCCCGTACTCGTCGAGGGCAACTGGGGCGCCGGCGTCTACGAGAACAAGCCGAGCGTGACCGGCATCCGCACCGGGCACAAGCCGCGCTACCAGGCCGCCATCGGGTTCTGA
- a CDS encoding alanine racemase C-terminal domain-containing protein, which produces MTSTLPARLPAAGGVAPVAFVSESALRRNAPLALAAGTATGTDDVLAADAWGHGAEWVASVLSDLGMDAAPLDAAALFGLPGSHAQPVMSLRGRALGTKPLLRGEGVSYGYTHRAPHDTTVALVTGGYAQGVVRSLGNAATVAIDGHRHRIVGRVAMDVCVVDVEHAAVPRGAEVVFFGDPAEGHPSLEEWTDATGLGAAEIVAVVGVRADRRVTA; this is translated from the coding sequence GTGACCTCCACGCTCCCTGCCCGCTTGCCCGCGGCCGGGGGAGTGGCCCCGGTGGCCTTCGTCTCCGAGTCGGCCCTGCGTCGCAACGCGCCCCTCGCCCTCGCAGCCGGCACCGCGACCGGCACCGACGACGTGCTCGCGGCCGACGCGTGGGGGCACGGCGCCGAGTGGGTGGCATCCGTGCTCTCGGATCTGGGAATGGATGCCGCGCCCCTCGACGCAGCCGCCCTGTTCGGTCTGCCCGGCTCGCACGCGCAGCCCGTGATGTCGCTGCGCGGACGCGCTCTGGGAACCAAGCCGCTCCTGCGCGGCGAGGGCGTCTCGTACGGCTACACGCACCGCGCTCCTCACGACACCACCGTGGCCCTCGTCACCGGCGGTTACGCCCAAGGCGTGGTGCGCTCGCTCGGGAACGCCGCCACGGTCGCGATCGACGGGCACCGGCACCGCATCGTCGGGCGCGTGGCCATGGACGTCTGCGTCGTGGACGTCGAGCACGCCGCTGTGCCGCGCGGAGCGGAGGTCGTCTTCTTCGGCGACCCGGCCGAGGGTCATCCGTCGCTCGAGGAGTGGACGGATGCCACGGGCCTCGGTGCCGCCGAGATTGTCGCCGTCGTGGGCGTCCGCGCCGATCGGCGGGTGACCGCGTGA
- a CDS encoding alanine racemase: protein MSAVYRVDLDAFARNLRRVREAVAPAEHMLVVKDDAYAHGLEPLVTRAVAEGVRWIGAFDVVTGAAVRRIAGPDVRIFVWLIGGADDLAAGIAADLDLGIGDEALLDDLARLDTGRPARVHLKIDTGLHRNGIRPERWEAALAQTSELVAAGRVAFEGIWSHISEASDADDDDARAVFLAARETARAAGLDPRFSHLAASAAGFARGEFREDIVRVGAFSYGIRPAGGPGERELGIEPIATLSATVTAVDAAGVHLDLGSLHGLPSALGGRFDVLTPEGPRRVEAIAPTETVLAPWAGAQPGNEIALFGPAASHTATDLAELIDTIGEEIALRVSPTVPRVYVSTDA from the coding sequence GTGAGCGCCGTCTACCGCGTGGACCTCGACGCCTTCGCTCGCAACCTCCGTCGCGTGCGAGAGGCCGTGGCACCCGCGGAGCACATGCTCGTCGTCAAGGACGACGCCTACGCCCACGGTCTGGAGCCCCTCGTGACGCGGGCCGTCGCGGAGGGCGTCCGCTGGATCGGCGCGTTCGACGTCGTCACCGGGGCGGCCGTCCGCCGTATCGCCGGGCCCGACGTACGTATCTTCGTGTGGCTGATCGGCGGGGCCGACGACCTGGCCGCGGGCATCGCGGCCGACCTCGACCTCGGCATCGGCGACGAAGCCCTCCTCGACGACCTCGCCCGGCTCGACACCGGTCGGCCCGCCCGCGTGCACCTCAAGATCGACACGGGCCTTCACCGCAACGGCATCCGTCCCGAACGATGGGAGGCCGCTCTCGCGCAGACCTCGGAGCTCGTCGCCGCGGGCCGGGTGGCCTTCGAGGGGATCTGGTCGCACATCTCCGAGGCCTCGGATGCCGACGACGACGACGCCCGAGCGGTGTTCCTGGCCGCGCGCGAGACGGCGCGCGCCGCGGGGCTCGACCCGCGTTTCTCTCACTTGGCCGCCAGTGCGGCGGGGTTCGCGCGCGGCGAGTTCCGCGAAGACATCGTGCGGGTCGGGGCGTTCTCGTACGGCATCCGTCCCGCCGGCGGGCCGGGGGAGCGGGAGCTCGGCATCGAGCCGATCGCGACGCTGTCGGCCACGGTCACGGCGGTGGACGCCGCGGGCGTGCACCTCGACCTCGGAAGCCTGCACGGGTTGCCCAGCGCCCTGGGTGGACGGTTCGACGTTCTCACCCCCGAGGGGCCGCGACGGGTCGAGGCGATCGCGCCGACCGAGACGGTGCTCGCTCCGTGGGCCGGCGCTCAACCGGGAAACGAGATCGCCCTGTTCGGCCCCGCGGCCTCGCACACGGCGACCGACCTGGCCGAACTGATCGACACGATCGGCGAGGAGATCGCGCTGCGCGTGTCACCGACTGTTCCGCGCGTGTACGTCTCGACCGACGCCTGA
- a CDS encoding DUF7455 domain-containing protein: MTTTTAPEASAVLDHRLTAADRCDSCGAQAYIAAEVNGSELLFCAHHGRKYEEKLRSVATSWHDETARLNAAD, encoded by the coding sequence ATGACCACCACGACTGCACCCGAAGCGTCAGCCGTCCTCGATCACCGCCTGACGGCGGCCGATCGCTGCGACTCCTGCGGCGCACAGGCGTACATCGCCGCTGAGGTGAACGGCAGCGAGCTGTTGTTCTGCGCGCACCACGGCCGCAAGTACGAAGAGAAGCTCCGCAGCGTCGCCACCTCGTGGCACGACGAGACGGCGCGACTCAACGCCGCCGACTGA
- a CDS encoding DNA gyrase/topoisomerase IV subunit B, producing MVTSEYSAHHLQVLEGLEAVRKRPGMYIGSTDSRGLMHCLWEIIDNSVDEALGGFGSRIDIVLHADGSVEVRDRARGIPVDVEPRTGLTGVEVVFTKLHAGGKFGGGSYAASGGLHGVGASVVNALSERLDVEVDRGGKTYAMSFHRGEPGLFSGDTPDSTFTPFERSSELRVIGKAPRGVSGTRIRYWADRQIFTKDATFGLDELVQRVRQTAFLVPGLEIVVQDERSDERVETSYRFDGGISEFADFLAPDAAVTDTWRLTGTGTFTETVPVLQPGGSMIPTEVSRECEVDIAVRWGTGYDTTTRSFVNIIATPKGGTHQQGFEQGLMKVLRAQVEQNARKLKVGNDKIEKDDLLAGLTTVLTVRLPEPQFEGQTKEVLGTPAVRQIVASVVQKELAARFASPKRDDKAQTAQLLEKIVSEMKARISARTHKETQRRKNALESSSLPAKLVDCRSNDVNDSELFIVEGDSALGTAKLARNSEFQALLPIRGKILNTQKASISDMLSNAECASIIQVIGAGSGRSFDLDAARYGKIILMSDADVDGAHIRTLLLTLFFRYMRPLVEEGRVFAAVPPLHRVIVMNPGTKPNETIYTYSEQELHALLAKLKRGNKRWQEPIQRYKGLGEMDADQLATTTMDRAGRMLRRVRVQDMEVAASVFDLLMGSDVAPRREFIIDSSDRLARERIDV from the coding sequence ATCGTGACGTCCGAGTACTCCGCCCATCATCTGCAGGTCCTCGAGGGCCTCGAAGCCGTGCGCAAGCGCCCGGGCATGTACATCGGGTCCACCGACTCCCGTGGTCTCATGCACTGCCTGTGGGAGATCATCGACAACTCCGTCGACGAAGCCCTCGGCGGCTTCGGCTCGCGCATCGACATCGTGCTGCACGCCGACGGCAGCGTCGAGGTGCGCGACCGCGCCCGCGGCATCCCGGTCGACGTCGAACCCCGCACGGGCCTGACGGGTGTCGAGGTCGTCTTCACCAAGCTGCACGCCGGCGGCAAGTTCGGCGGCGGCTCGTACGCGGCATCCGGCGGTCTGCACGGCGTGGGCGCGTCGGTCGTCAACGCGCTGTCGGAGCGCCTCGACGTCGAGGTCGATCGCGGCGGCAAGACCTACGCGATGTCGTTCCACCGCGGCGAGCCCGGTCTGTTCTCGGGCGACACCCCCGACTCGACGTTCACCCCCTTCGAGCGCAGCAGTGAGCTGCGCGTGATCGGCAAGGCGCCGCGCGGAGTCAGCGGCACGCGCATCCGCTACTGGGCCGACCGGCAGATCTTCACCAAAGACGCGACCTTCGGGCTCGACGAGCTCGTGCAGCGCGTGCGCCAGACGGCGTTCCTGGTGCCGGGGCTCGAGATCGTCGTGCAGGACGAGCGGAGCGACGAGCGCGTCGAGACGAGCTACCGCTTCGACGGCGGCATCTCGGAGTTCGCCGACTTCCTCGCGCCCGACGCGGCGGTCACCGACACCTGGCGTCTCACCGGCACCGGCACCTTCACCGAAACCGTGCCCGTGCTGCAGCCCGGCGGATCGATGATCCCGACCGAGGTCTCGCGCGAGTGCGAGGTCGACATCGCGGTGCGCTGGGGCACGGGCTACGACACCACGACCCGCTCATTCGTCAACATCATCGCCACGCCCAAGGGCGGCACGCACCAGCAGGGCTTCGAGCAGGGGCTCATGAAGGTGCTCCGCGCGCAGGTCGAGCAGAACGCCCGCAAGCTCAAGGTCGGCAACGACAAGATCGAGAAGGACGATCTGCTGGCGGGGCTCACCACGGTGCTCACCGTGCGTCTGCCCGAGCCGCAGTTCGAGGGCCAGACGAAAGAGGTGCTCGGCACCCCGGCGGTGCGCCAGATCGTGGCATCCGTCGTCCAGAAGGAGCTCGCGGCCCGCTTCGCCTCGCCCAAGCGCGACGACAAGGCGCAGACGGCTCAGCTGCTCGAGAAGATCGTCTCCGAGATGAAGGCGCGCATCTCCGCGCGCACCCACAAAGAGACCCAGCGACGCAAGAACGCCCTGGAGTCGTCGTCGCTGCCCGCCAAGCTCGTCGACTGCCGCTCGAACGATGTCAACGATTCCGAGCTGTTCATCGTCGAGGGCGACTCCGCGCTCGGCACGGCCAAGCTCGCGCGCAACAGTGAGTTCCAGGCGCTGCTGCCGATCCGCGGCAAGATCCTCAACACGCAGAAGGCCTCGATCAGCGACATGCTGTCGAACGCCGAGTGCGCCTCGATCATCCAGGTGATCGGTGCGGGCTCCGGGCGCTCGTTCGATCTCGACGCCGCCCGCTACGGCAAGATCATCCTGATGAGCGACGCCGACGTCGACGGCGCGCACATCCGCACGCTGCTGCTGACGCTGTTCTTCCGCTACATGCGACCGCTGGTCGAAGAGGGGCGCGTCTTCGCCGCCGTCCCGCCGCTGCACCGGGTGATCGTCATGAACCCCGGCACCAAGCCCAACGAGACGATCTACACCTACAGCGAGCAGGAGCTGCACGCGCTGCTCGCCAAGCTCAAGCGCGGCAACAAGCGCTGGCAGGAGCCGATCCAGCGGTACAAGGGGCTCGGCGAGATGGATGCCGATCAGCTCGCGACCACGACCATGGATCGCGCCGGCCGCATGCTGCGCCGCGTGCGCGTGCAGGACATGGAGGTCGCGGCATCCGTGTTCGACCTGCTCATGGGCAGCGACGTGGCCCCGCGCCGCGAGTTCATCATCGACTCGAGCGATCGGCTCGCGCGCGAACGCATCGACGTCTGA
- a CDS encoding DNA gyrase/topoisomerase IV subunit A has protein sequence MPDSRSSSSATSPVVERIEDVDVSTEMQGSFLEYAYSVIYSRALPDARDGLKPVQRRILYQMAEMGLRPDRGHVKSARVVGEVMGKLHPHGDAPIYDALVRLAQYFSLRVPLVDGHGNFGSLDDGPAAPRYTEARLAAPAMALTENLDEDVVDFIPNYDGQFQQPEVLPAAFPNLLVNGATGIAVGMATNMAPHNLIEVVAAAIHLLQHPDATVEELMEFVPGPDLPSGGIIVGLDGIKDAYTNGRGTFRTRAKASIESLGPRRTGIVITELPYLVGPERVIEKIKDAVQAKKLTGIADVTDLTDRNNGLRLVIGIKTGFDPKAVLEQLYRLTPLEDSFGINNVALVDGQPQTLGLREMLRVYIDHRIRVVTRRSEFRLARKRERLHLVEGLLIAILDIDEVIQVIRSSDDGEQARTKLQEVFDLSHLQAEYILELRLRRLTKFSRIELEAERDQLNAEIAQLVELLGSETLLRQQVARELDAAADAYGTPRRTMLLNGGPVQPRSARAAAAAADLQIADAPCRVYLSATGRMVRAELIADAPAGGVVPPARRSKHDAIRSSVDTTTRGDIGAVTSAGRLVRFSPVDLPSVPANSVQVAAGTKVEQYLPLAKGEKVVALVPLIDSPTIALGTEQGVVKRVAATELGTKDEIEIISLRDGDRVVGAAPAGDNAELVFVASDAQLLRFEASSVRPQGRSAGGMAGIRLSDGARVIAFAVVGASAFDAVVVTVAGSSAALPGTDAGSAKVSAFTEFPAKGRATGGVRAQRLLRGEDGLVLAWVGTDPRAVGPDGSVRALPDAGAKRDASGQPLDAVVGAIGTVVR, from the coding sequence ATGCCCGATTCCCGTTCCTCCTCATCCGCGACGTCACCCGTCGTCGAGCGCATCGAAGACGTCGATGTCTCGACCGAGATGCAGGGGTCGTTCCTCGAGTACGCCTACTCGGTCATCTACTCGCGGGCCCTTCCCGACGCCCGCGACGGACTCAAGCCGGTGCAGCGCCGCATCCTGTACCAGATGGCCGAGATGGGGCTGCGACCCGACCGCGGGCACGTCAAGAGCGCTCGCGTCGTCGGTGAGGTGATGGGAAAGCTCCACCCCCACGGTGACGCCCCCATCTACGACGCCCTCGTGCGCCTCGCGCAGTACTTCTCGCTGCGGGTGCCGCTGGTCGACGGCCACGGCAACTTCGGCTCGCTCGATGACGGTCCCGCCGCGCCCCGCTACACCGAGGCGCGCCTGGCCGCCCCGGCGATGGCGCTGACCGAGAACCTCGACGAAGACGTCGTCGACTTCATCCCCAACTACGACGGGCAGTTCCAGCAGCCCGAGGTGCTGCCGGCCGCCTTCCCCAACCTGCTGGTCAACGGCGCGACGGGCATCGCGGTCGGCATGGCCACGAACATGGCCCCGCACAACCTCATCGAGGTCGTCGCCGCCGCGATCCACCTGCTCCAGCATCCGGATGCCACCGTCGAAGAACTCATGGAGTTCGTGCCCGGCCCCGACCTGCCCTCGGGCGGCATCATCGTCGGTCTCGACGGCATCAAAGACGCGTACACGAACGGTCGCGGCACGTTCCGCACCCGCGCGAAGGCGTCGATCGAGTCGCTCGGCCCGCGCCGTACCGGAATCGTCATCACCGAACTGCCCTACCTCGTCGGCCCCGAGCGCGTGATCGAGAAGATCAAAGACGCGGTGCAGGCGAAGAAGCTGACCGGCATCGCCGACGTCACCGACCTCACCGACCGCAACAACGGCCTGCGCCTCGTCATCGGCATCAAGACCGGCTTCGATCCCAAGGCCGTGCTCGAGCAGCTCTACCGCCTCACCCCGCTCGAGGACTCGTTCGGCATCAACAACGTCGCCCTGGTCGACGGGCAGCCGCAGACTCTCGGCCTGCGCGAGATGCTGCGGGTGTACATCGATCACCGCATCCGCGTCGTCACGCGGCGCAGCGAGTTCCGCCTGGCGCGTAAGCGCGAGCGGCTCCACCTGGTCGAGGGTCTGCTCATCGCGATCCTCGACATCGACGAGGTCATCCAGGTCATCCGCTCCTCGGACGACGGTGAGCAGGCGCGCACGAAGCTGCAGGAGGTCTTCGACCTCTCGCATCTGCAGGCCGAGTACATCCTCGAACTGCGCCTGCGCCGCCTCACGAAGTTCTCGCGCATCGAGCTCGAGGCCGAGCGCGATCAGTTGAACGCCGAGATCGCACAATTGGTCGAGCTGCTGGGCAGCGAGACGCTGCTCCGTCAGCAGGTGGCCAGAGAATTGGATGCCGCGGCCGACGCGTACGGCACCCCCCGCCGCACGATGCTGCTGAACGGCGGGCCGGTGCAGCCCCGCTCGGCGCGGGCCGCGGCCGCTGCCGCCGACCTGCAGATCGCCGATGCCCCCTGCCGCGTGTACCTCTCGGCCACCGGACGCATGGTCCGCGCCGAGCTGATCGCCGACGCGCCCGCCGGTGGGGTCGTTCCGCCCGCGCGCCGCTCGAAGCACGACGCGATCCGCTCCTCGGTCGATACGACCACGCGTGGCGATATCGGCGCCGTGACCTCGGCCGGCCGTCTCGTGCGCTTCTCGCCGGTGGACCTGCCGTCGGTTCCCGCGAACTCCGTCCAGGTCGCCGCGGGCACGAAGGTCGAGCAGTACCTTCCGCTGGCGAAGGGCGAGAAGGTCGTGGCCCTCGTGCCGCTGATCGACTCCCCCACCATCGCGCTCGGCACCGAGCAGGGTGTCGTCAAGCGCGTCGCGGCCACCGAGCTCGGCACGAAGGACGAGATTGAAATCATCTCGTTGCGTGACGGCGACCGGGTCGTGGGCGCCGCTCCCGCCGGTGACAACGCCGAGCTCGTCTTCGTCGCGAGCGACGCGCAGCTGCTGCGTTTCGAGGCCTCCTCCGTGCGGCCCCAGGGCCGATCCGCGGGCGGGATGGCCGGCATCCGCCTCTCCGACGGCGCCCGGGTGATCGCCTTCGCCGTCGTCGGGGCCTCGGCCTTCGACGCGGTGGTCGTGACCGTCGCCGGGTCGTCGGCGGCTCTGCCGGGCACCGACGCCGGCAGCGCCAAGGTCTCGGCCTTCACGGAGTTCCCCGCGAAGGGCCGTGCCACCGGAGGCGTGCGCGCCCAGCGCCTGTTGCGTGGCGAGGACGGCCTCGTGCTCGCCTGGGTGGGCACCGATCCGCGCGCGGTCGGACCCGACGGCTCGGTGCGTGCGCTTCCGGATGCCGGCGCGAAGCGCGACGCCTCGGGTCAGCCCCTCGACGCCGTCGTCGGGGCGATCGGCACCGTCGTCCGTTAG
- a CDS encoding alkaline phosphatase family protein — protein MSLSLPADPPRSRSLTGVVEQSIAALTGGSEWFAPARSAIVMLVDGLGSHNLAARRGHARFLGSVGGRRDVARTVFPSTTAAALSSLLTGTDPGAHGIVGYRARIPGTDKAPNQLHGWETDGLDPHTWQRSEPLFARRAAAGRPSFVVSRPSYTGTGFTQATLRGAEFFPSDDLDERVRLAADLAARHPGSITYLYAPELDTAGHRDGWESDRWTDTLERVDAAARRLADGIDARTGVLVTADHGMVDVPAHKHVLLREGDPLLEGVALLGGEPRMLHLYTDEGRADAVASLWRETEAARAWVMTRDEAIAAGLFGAVDDDVRPRIGDVLVAARGRFAYYDDREADKRPQRMVGQHGSLTDEERTVPLLRLGAFA, from the coding sequence ATGTCACTCAGCCTACCGGCGGACCCGCCGCGCTCCCGGAGCCTCACCGGTGTGGTGGAGCAGTCGATCGCCGCTCTGACCGGCGGATCCGAGTGGTTCGCGCCCGCGCGCAGCGCGATCGTCATGCTCGTGGACGGCCTCGGCTCGCACAACCTCGCCGCCCGTCGCGGGCACGCGCGGTTCCTCGGCTCGGTCGGCGGTCGGCGCGATGTCGCCCGCACCGTCTTCCCCTCGACCACCGCCGCGGCCCTGTCGAGTCTTCTGACCGGTACCGATCCGGGCGCGCACGGCATCGTCGGCTATCGCGCACGCATCCCGGGGACCGACAAGGCCCCGAACCAGCTGCACGGGTGGGAGACGGACGGCCTCGACCCGCACACCTGGCAGCGCTCCGAGCCGCTGTTCGCCCGCCGCGCCGCCGCGGGACGACCGAGCTTCGTGGTGTCGCGTCCCTCGTACACGGGCACCGGTTTCACCCAGGCGACACTGCGCGGGGCCGAGTTCTTCCCCTCCGACGACCTCGATGAGCGCGTGCGTCTCGCGGCCGACCTGGCGGCACGGCATCCGGGATCGATCACCTACCTGTACGCCCCCGAGCTCGACACGGCCGGTCACCGCGACGGGTGGGAATCCGACCGCTGGACCGACACCCTCGAGCGGGTGGATGCCGCGGCTCGACGCCTCGCCGACGGGATCGACGCGCGCACGGGCGTCCTGGTCACCGCGGACCACGGCATGGTCGACGTCCCCGCCCACAAGCACGTGCTGCTGCGCGAGGGCGATCCGCTCCTCGAGGGCGTCGCCCTCCTCGGTGGCGAGCCCCGCATGCTCCACCTCTACACGGACGAGGGACGAGCGGATGCCGTGGCCTCCCTGTGGCGCGAGACCGAGGCCGCACGGGCCTGGGTGATGACGCGCGACGAGGCGATCGCGGCGGGCCTCTTCGGCGCCGTCGACGACGACGTGCGTCCGCGGATCGGAGACGTCCTCGTCGCCGCGCGGGGGCGCTTCGCGTACTACGACGACCGCGAGGCGGACAAGCGTCCGCAGCGGATGGTCGGCCAGCACGGTTCTCTCACCGACGAGGAACGCACCGTTCCGCTGCTGCGTCTCGGCGCGTTCGCCTGA